From Tripterygium wilfordii isolate XIE 37 chromosome 16, ASM1340144v1, whole genome shotgun sequence, one genomic window encodes:
- the LOC119980672 gene encoding protein STRICTOSIDINE SYNTHASE-LIKE 13: MESQIDSPWKLNENIGVDTQVIELYATCELEPLDDSLSMNLSRIKTLKVSIYFPLSRLRPSTIEMKNTLRDEILWQHPFLVFFTLVLSFVIIDPFQMGPTGGHEFKPVKHDIAPYKQVMENWPRDNRSRLGDGKLEFKDEVFGPESLEFDRFGRGPYTGLADGRIVRWLGENVGWETFALVTANWSEKLCARGVHSTTPKQWKHEKLCGRPLGLRFDSNTGDLYVADAYYGLLVVGPEGGLATPLATHVDGKPILFANDLDIHNNGSIFFTDTSKRYDRVNHFFILLEGEATGRLLRYDPPTKTTHIVLDGLAFANGVQLSKDQTFLLFTETTNCRLMKFWLEGPKAGNVELVANLPGFPDNVRLNEKGQFWVAIDCCRTPAQEIFAHNPWIRSFYFRLPIQMRFLARVMGMRMYTVISLFNEEGDILEVLEDPKGVVMKLVSEVRETQGKLWIGTVAHNHIATLSYP; the protein is encoded by the exons ATGGAGTCCCAAATCGATTCCCCGTGGAAGCTCAACGAAAATATTGGAGTAGATACGCAAGTGATTGAGT TGTATGCAACCTGTGAATTGGAACCACTAGATGATAGTCTATCGATGAATCTTTCTAGGATCAAAAC GCTGAAAGTTAGCATATACTTTCCCTTGAGCAGATTG AGACCCTCCACCATAGAAATGAAGAACACACTTAGAGATGAGATTTTGTGGCAACACccatttcttgttttcttcacATTGGTCTTGAGTTTTGTTATAATTGACCCATTCCAAATGGGTCCAACAGGGGGGCATGAATTCAAGCCTGTGAAGCATGACATTGCACCTTACAAGCAAGTCATGGAGAACTGGCCTAGAGACAACAGGAGCAGGCTTGGGGATGGGAAGTTGGAGTTCAAGGATGAAGTTTTCGGCCCCGAATCGTTGGAATTTGATCGATTTGGTCGCGGTCCTTACACTGGATTAGCCGATGGACGGATAGTCAGATGGTTGGGAGAGAATGTTGGGTGGGAAACATTTGCACTAGTAACAGCTAATTG GTCAGAGAAGTTATGTGCAAGAGGTGTTCACTCCACCACACCTAAGCAATGGAAGCATGAGAAGCTCTGTGGTCGTCCGCTTGGCCTCAGATTCGACAGCAACACCGGAGATTTGTATGTCGCTGACGCCTATTACGGCCTTCTGGTTGTTGGTCCAGAAGGAGGGCTTGCAACACCATTGGCAACTCATGTGGATGGGAAGCCAATTCTCTTTGCAAATGACCTTGACATACACAACAATGGCTCCATCTTCTTTACAGACACCAGCAAGAGATACGACAGAGT GAATCATTTCTTTATACTGTTAGAAGGTGAAGCCACTGGTAGGCTTCTCAGATATGATCCTCCAACTAAAACAACTCACATTGTCTTGGATGGCCTTGCTTTTGCAAATGGAGTTCAGTTATCAAAGGACCAAACCTTTCTCCTCTTCACTGAGACTACCAATTGCAG GCTGATGAAATTCTGGCTGGAGGGTCCAAAGGCCGGGAACGTGGAACTTGTAGCAAACCTTCCAGGTTTTCCGGATAATGTCAGACTGAACGAAAAGGGGCAATTCTGGGTAGCCATTGATTGCTGTCGAACTCCCGCACAGGAGATCTTCGCGCACAATCCATGGATAAGGAGCTTCTACTTCCGGTTGCCAATCCAGATGAGGTTCTTGGCGAGGGTGATGGGGATGAGAATGTACACAGTGATTTCTCTCTTCAATGAAGAAGGAGACATCTTGGAAGTCCTTGAGGACCCAAAGGGTGTGGTCATGAAACTTGTGAGTGAAGTTAGGGAAACACAAGGGAAGCTCTGGATTGGAACTGTGGCTCATAACCACATAGCTACCCTTTCTTACCCCTGA